AAGGACAACGTCTGGGTGGGTAATTTCCTCGGCACCGGGCTGCTACAGCTATGCGGTGCTGATCCTCGCCAATGCCCCGAAGGACGCAGCAGCGGAGATCTGATCCACACCTACGTGAATGGCAACACCCAGTCGGTGACCGACGTAGCGATCGACCCGGCAGGAAATGTCTGGTACGCCAACAACTGGAATGTTCTGGATGCGGTGGCCATGAGCGATCCACCCCGCAGAAACTCCACCAAGGCGGGCGGCGATGGAGTGGTTGTGTTCTATGGCCTTGCGGCACCTGTCCGCACTCCCCTAATTGGGCCAGTCCGAAGACCCTGAGATGGGTTCAACCCTTGGTATTGATGGCTGCGTGAGTCGTGCTGAGGCGCTTGATGAACGCGGCGGTCACAGACGCCACGGTGCGCCATTCCGCGTCTGTGGTGATCAGGTGTCCGCTGTTCTCTAACCACTGAAGCTCCACAGCAGAAGAGCTGACCCGCTGACGCAGACGATTCACACCGCGCACCGTGATCACCCGATCAAGACGACTGGCCATCACCAGCAAGGGTTGCCTCACCTCCGCCAGATGGCGGCGCGTGTCGGCAATCAGCTCCAGAACCTTCACGCTGCAGCGAGATGGCCAGCGGTTGTAGGTCCAGATGCGCTCAGCGGTGGTGGGATCAACGAAGTCATCAGGGGGCCGCGGAACCGAAGCCAGAACCTTGGCCAGCAACGGTGCGATCAGAGCACGCGGATCACCGCTGATGATCGGTGGTGAATAGGTGATCACACCTTGGATGGACGGTCGCCGCCGCGCCACTTGCAACGCCAGGATCGATCCCAACGACAAACCACCCACCACCACGCTCTGACCTTGCTGCTGCAAGCGATCGACCACGGCCTCGATCTGATTGAGCCATTGATCAGGATCCACCGGCATCAGATCCTCGAGGCAGGTGCCATGCCCAGCGAGCAAGGGGCACTCCACCCCATAGCCCTCGCGCTGCAAAGAGTCGGCCAGCAGACCCATCTCAGCAGGTGATCCGGTGTAGCCATGAATCAACACCACGGTGGTGGAACCACCCGGTAGAACAATCGGATCGGGTGAGGCGCCCACGCCTTCAGAGTCCGCCCAGAACGGCCGCCAACAACGCCTGCTGGGCATGCAAACGGTTTTCGGCCTGATCGAAGATCCGACTTGAGGGGCCCTCCATCACACCGGCACTGATCTCCTCGCCGCGGTGTGCCGGCAAGCAGTGCAACACGATGGCGCGGGAATCAGCCTCCGCCAACAGATCCTCGTTGAGGCAGAAGCCCTGAAAAGCCCGCTCACGTTCGGCTTGTTCCTGCTCCTGGCCCATGGACGCCCACACATCGGTGTAAAGCGCTTGCGCCCCTCGCACGGCCTCCACTGGATCCGTGATCACGCTGATCTGCGCACCGCCAACAGACAACGCACGCGCCTGATCCACCACCCCAGGGAGTGGCTCAAATCCCTCAGGGCAACCGATGCGCACATTCACGCCAAGCAAGGCGCCACAGAGCATCAATGAGTGAGCCACATTGTTGCCATCTCCCACATACGCCAGGGTCTGACCCTGCAGATCGCCGAACACCTCCTGCATCGTGAGGAAATCAGCGAGGGCTTGGCAGGGGTGCTCCAGATCGGTAAGCGCATTGATCACCGGGATGGAGGCCCAGTGGGCGTAATCCGCCAACTCCTGCTGGGCGAAGGTGCGAATCGCCAGCACATCGCAGAAGCGGCTGAGCACACGTGCGGTGTCTTCCAGAGGCTCGCCGCGACCGAGTTGGGTGACCTGGGGATTGAGGTCAACGGTTTGACCACCGAGGCGGGCCATGGCCACCTGAAAGCTCACCCGGGTGCGCGTTGACGCTTTGGTGAAGATCAACCCCAGCACCCGATTGCCCAGATCAATCCGACGCTCGCCGTTTTTGAGCTGAATGGCCAGCTGTAGCAATGCCGCAGTCTGTTCTGCAGAAACATCGGCTGACGAAAGGAAGTCGCTGCCGCTCAACGCAGTGAGAGCGGCGGCGACACTGGTGGAGGCGGACGCCATGGCTGGGCTTCAAACAGCTGTTATCAGGGACAAGTGGTGCATCCGTCAAGCCTCAGGCCGCAACGGCCTCAGGCATCACGCTGGCAGCCAGCATTTCCTTGAGGTCGTCGCCTTCGATCACTTCTTTCTCAAGGATCTTCTGAGCGATGGTTTCGAGAAGAGCCATGTTCTGGCGAAGGATCGCCAGGGCCTGCTCATGGGCGTTATCCACCAGGGCCCGCACTTCCCGATCAATGGCCTGCGCAGTGGCATCACTCACCGTGCGGCGAGGGTTGTTGCCACCGCCGAGGAAGCGACCGCCACCCTGCTTGTCGTAAGCCAGTGGTCCGAGGGTGTCACTCATGCCGTAGGTGCCCACCATCTGCTCAGCGATGTCGGTCGCCCGCTGAAGGTCGTTGGCGGCTCCAGTGGTGATTTTGCCAAACACAATTTCCTCAGCTGATCGGCCGCCCAAGAGGGTGGCGATCTGTCCTTCCAGGTCTTCGCGGGAATTGAGGAAACGCTCCTCGGTGGGGAGTTGCAGGGT
The sequence above is a segment of the Synechococcus sp. PROS-7-1 genome. Coding sequences within it:
- the argF gene encoding ornithine carbamoyltransferase; the protein is MASASTSVAAALTALSGSDFLSSADVSAEQTAALLQLAIQLKNGERRIDLGNRVLGLIFTKASTRTRVSFQVAMARLGGQTVDLNPQVTQLGRGEPLEDTARVLSRFCDVLAIRTFAQQELADYAHWASIPVINALTDLEHPCQALADFLTMQEVFGDLQGQTLAYVGDGNNVAHSLMLCGALLGVNVRIGCPEGFEPLPGVVDQARALSVGGAQISVITDPVEAVRGAQALYTDVWASMGQEQEQAERERAFQGFCLNEDLLAEADSRAIVLHCLPAHRGEEISAGVMEGPSSRIFDQAENRLHAQQALLAAVLGGL
- a CDS encoding carboxylesterase, whose protein sequence is MGASPDPIVLPGGSTTVVLIHGYTGSPAEMGLLADSLQREGYGVECPLLAGHGTCLEDLMPVDPDQWLNQIEAVVDRLQQQGQSVVVGGLSLGSILALQVARRRPSIQGVITYSPPIISGDPRALIAPLLAKVLASVPRPPDDFVDPTTAERIWTYNRWPSRCSVKVLELIADTRRHLAEVRQPLLVMASRLDRVITVRGVNRLRQRVSSSAVELQWLENSGHLITTDAEWRTVASVTAAFIKRLSTTHAAINTKG